TGCATGGGGAACGGTTTCTAGGTTAATCGATATGGGAGTTCCTTCATTTTTAATAGCCAGTACTTTAAACGTGAGTATAGCTCAACGATTGGTTAGGAAATTATGTGATCATTGTAAAGTAGAAGTAGCTGTAAATGAAGAAGACGTTCCTGAAGAAATATTAGAAAATAAACTTTTAAAAACGCATTATAAAGCTGTTGGATGCGAACATTGCTATCAAACAGGTTACAAAGGACGAAAAGCAGTTTATGAAATTATTCCAGTGACAAAACCTATAGAAAAAGCAATTAAAAAAGAACAATCTGAAATAGATGAGTATTTAACAGAGAATGGTATTAATACATTAAAAGTTAATGCTTTAGATTTAGTGAAGAGAGGAATAACCTCAATTGATGAAGTATACTCATTATTAATATCTTAGCAATGAAAAAAAAACAAAAAACATATATTTTATTGGTAATTGTTATTATTGTTTGGAGTGTTGTAGGAATTCAATTTTTTAGATATTCTCATCAATATGAAGAAGAAATACCAGAAATTAATTATCAAAAGTTTCAGCCTAATATTACTGCAAAAAAAGAAACGTACAAGGTTTCTATTCACGAAAGAGATCCTTTTTTAGGAACGTTACATAATTCAGCAAAAAATAAGACTAAAAAAAAGAAAAAAACAACGCAAAAGGTACCTGTAGTTTTTCCAAACATTCAATACAAAGGAATGATAAGTAGTAACGACAATACGTCGTTTATTATAACAATTAATGGGAAACAATATATCATGCGTACACGAGTAAAAAAAGATGATGTAGAATTAATATCAGGAACTAAAAAAGAAATCAAAGTTTTATATAAAGGAAAGTATAAAACGATTAAAAAGTAATCATGAAACATTGGAATGGTAAAGTGAAAGCAGGAGCATTGCAGTATGTACTGGTTATTGCAATTATTATTTTCATTGTTTTATTTGCCTTTGTTCAATTAATAAATTTACAACAGAAGCTAGGTGTAAAGAAGAATTTATATCAAAAAGCAGTATTACAAGCAGACAATGGATTTCGTTATCTAGCATCAAAAAGTATAGAAAATAATACGATAAAAAAGGTTCAGTTTTCTGAAAATGATCAAGAAGAAGTCACTATAGAACAAAAGTATTGGGGGATTTTTGATGTTGCTAAAATCACTTCTAAAGTCAATAAAGAAACTATTAAAAAAGTAGCTTTAATTGGGAATAGAATAAAGGATAAAAAAGCGCTTTATTTGGTAGAAAATAATGTGCCTTTAGTATTAGTAGGTCACACTAAAATAATCGGAAAATCATATCTTTCACAACGTGGTGTTAAACCTGGAAATATTGCTGGAAATTCTTTTTATGGAAATACTTTAATTCAAGGAACTACCCAACAAAGCGAGACTAGTTTGCCTAAAAATAAACGTATAAAAGAGGTTTCTGAAAGATTTTCATTTTTAAATAAAATACAACCTAATTTTGAACTTAGAGAAGGCTTAAAAATAGTGCAATCGTTTTACAGTAAAACATTATCTTATCAAGATTATCTTACAATTAAACTAGAAGATATTTCATTGAAAGGGAATATAATAATAACTTCAAGTTCAAAGATAATTGTAAAGAAGACAGCAACTTTAGAAGATATAATTTTAATAGCACCAGAGGTAAAAATAGAATCTGGATTTCAAGGAAATATACAAGTTTTTGCCAATCAAAAAATACAAGTTGAAGAAAGTGTAAAACTCCAATATCCATCTGCTTTGATATTAAATTACAAGAAAGAAAAAATAGAAAGTGAAGACGGAATTTTTATAAATAGCCGAAGTGACATAAGAGGAGTATTAGCTTTTTTAAAAAAGGATGATACTAAAATAAATTATCAACCTCAAATAAAATTAGACAGCCAAGTTCATATCACAGGTGAAGTTTATTGTGAAGGGAATTTAGAGCTTTTAGGGAATGTTTCAGGAGAAGTTTATGCCAAAAACTTTATAACAATTCAATTTGGAAGCAAATACATTAATCATATTTATAATGGAAGTATTAATGCGAATAACTTAGTAAATCAATATGTTGGTTTAGGTTTACAATCCAATCAAAAATCTGTTGCAAAATGGCTGTATTAAAAAAAATTAGAGCTTCTTCTTTAAACGAAGTACTTGTAGCCACAATAATTATAATTTTGGTATTTGGTATCGCTATGGCTATACTCACAAATCTAATGCGAGGTTTAGCAATGAAAGAAACTCATGAACAACATACAGTATTAAATGAGTTGGTATATCAATACGAAAATGATAAAGTAAAAGTTCCGTACAATTCAAGTGATGGTAAATTCAGTTATGCTGTTTTTTTAGAGAATGAAAATGGTATGAATTGGTTAAATTTTGAAATTACTTCAAAAAGAACAAATAAGGTTGTAGTCAAAAAAATTATAGTAAATGAAAAAGATTAATGCTTTTACGCTTACAGAATTAATTGTGGTAATGGTAATATCTACCATAGTAATATCATTGGCATTTACAGCTTTATCTATGGTAAGAAGACAAATTAGAAGTATAGAAAAACGCCTTTATCTAAAAGAAGAATTAACACAATTTGAAAAAGTACTTACCAAAGATTTTAATACGTATCGTAAAATAGAAAAACAAAACTCATTTTTAAGTTTTAAAAATGCTTTAGATTCTGTCACATATAAATTAGAAGAAAATTATGTGTTACGAGATAAAGACTCTTTTTTATTAAGCTTGAAGAATACAAGTCTATTTTTAGATGGAATTCAAGTAAAAAATGGAGTTGTAGATGCAATACGTTTTGAAATAGAAGAATTAAAGAATAGACCTACATTTGTTTTCTCAAAAAAAGATGCTACTTTTTATCTAAATCAATAAACTATGGGATTCGAAATTAATAAAGCTAAACAAAACCAAAAGGAAAGTAGTTTTGATATTGATAGTCTTTTAAAAAAGGAGATTACATTATTTGGAAATGCATTTTCAAATAAAAAAAGGGAAGCTTTTTACACCGAACTCTATGTATTACTTCAAGCTGGTTTAGAGTTAAAAGATGCCTTAGATTTAATAGCTAAAGAACAAAAAAAAGAATTGGATATCAATCTATTTCAAAACATTATAGATGATTTAATTAGAGGGAAAAACTTTTCTGATGCATTACGAGCTAGAAAGGTTTTTTCAGATTACGAATTCTATTCAGTACAAATAGGTGAAAAAACAGGAACTTTACAAAAGGTAATTGAAGAATTAAGCATTTTTTATAAGCAAAGAAATGAACAACGTAGAAATGTAATCAATGCACTTTCTTATCCTTTAATTATACTTTTTACAGCTTTTTTTGCAGTTGTATTCATGATGCAATTTGTTGTACCAATGTTTGCTGATATTTTTAAACAGAATAAGGTAGAGTTACCATGGATTACAAGTAAAATAATTAGTGCTTCAAATTTCTTTAGAGATTATTATTGGATTCTATTAATCTTATTATTAGGTTTTCTAATTTTCCGTAGGGCATTTTCAAAAAAAACATGGTATAAGAAAATGTCCTCTCTTATGGTATTAAAAACGCCATTTGTAGGAGAATTTTTCAGGAAAGTGAAAATAGCTCAATTCACACAGGCTATAACATTATTAATAGGTGCTAAAGTTCCTTTATTAAATGGAATTCAACTGACTCAAAAAATGATTACTTTTTATCCTTTACAACAAGCTTTGAAAACAATAGAGAAAGATATTTTATTGGGTAAATCTTTATCAGAAAGTATTAGTAATCATAACATATTTGACAGTAAAATGGGAGCTTTAATTAAAGTTGCTGAAGAAACAAACCAAAACCATGTGATTTTTCAACGACTTACAGAACAATATACCAAAGATATTGAGTATCGATCTAAAATGCTTAGTTCTGTTTTAGAGCCAGTAATTATTTTATTTTTAGGCGTAATTATTGCTACGATATTAATCGCAATGTATATTCCTATGTTTAATTTAAGTACGGTAATAGGTTAATCTCTAACTATTTCTTTTAAGTTTTTATTTTGGTCTATTTCCCATACGTTTTTTACACCATCACCGTCAAAATCTTCAATAGCAGTAGCTCTAGCTTTAAATGAATTTTTAGATGCTTCAATAATCTCATAACTATAATATACATTATTCCCTGAACCATTCGCGTTAGGAGCTTCAAAATCTATATCATTAAAATTATTAGAGTATTTAGAATTGATATAATAGTAGTCTTTTTGTAACCCATGTAAATGTGTAAGTTGAATTTTAGCTTCCATACTCTTAGACTTAGTAACTTGTTTCATTAAATTAGGAAGAGCAATTAAAACTAGTATTCCAACAATAACCATAACAACTAATAATTCCTGTAGGTTAAAAGCATCAGTTTTCTTCTTTAAAAATTTCAATTTCATATCAATACCATTATATTTTACAAATACAAAATTATAAAAAAGAAATTATTTTATACTTTTATACCCGATTTAATAAAGACCTTATGAAAAAGATAGTAGTATTAATTATATTTTCGATAACATTGCTAAGTTGCGAAGCAATTTTTGTTGAAAATATTAGTGATAAAATAGTACAAGTTTTGGCCCCCAAAACAGGTAACGAACTAGATAAAGGACCTGTTGTTTTCTCTTGGGAAGAGTTAGAAGGTGCAGATGAATATCACTTAAAAATTGCAACACCTAATTTTTTAAATGCAAATCAAATAGTGTTAGATACAATTATTACAAGAAGATCATTTAGCGAAGATTTAACGACTGGAGATTATGAATGGTCTGTAATAGGAAAAAATTCTGAGTACGAAACTTTAGAGGAAATTAATATATTAACTATAAGATAATTGAAGTTGAAAAGGAGTATAGTTTTTATTCTATTAACTTTAATACACATATCATTTTTTGCACAGGTTAAAGATGATAGAATTAAAGTATTAGAGAGGAAGTTAGATAGTTTAACAAGAGTAATACCGGCATTAGCAGAAACAGTAGATTATAATATTAATGATGTAGACTTACCTACATTGTTAAATACTATAGCAGAAAAAAAGAAAGTAAATTTTAGTATTAGTACAAAGTTAAGTAATTACAGAGTATCGAATAACTTTGTAAACGTAACTATAAAAGATGTTTTACTGCATTTATGTAGTGAATATTCACTTACTTTTGATGCAATTGGTAATATTATTTCGATTCGAAAGTTTGAAAAAAAAGTAGTTATAAAAAAGCGAGTAATTCCAATAGAATATGATTTAAATAGTAATTTGTTTTCTATTGACTTAAAAAATGATAGTTTATCAACTGCATTAAGAAGAATTACGGAAGTTACAGGTAAAAATATGTTGTATGGTATTGGTTCTGGATCAAAAAAAATAACAGCATACATAAAAAATAAACCTCTAGAAGGAGCCATTGATAAAATAGCCTACACAAATAATTTAACTGTTACAAAAACCAAAGATGGCTATTATTTATTTGAATCTTTGGAAACAGCTCAAGTAAATAGCTCAACTAGAAATGGAAAAAATCAACAACAAATTCAAAGACCAACACGATATAGAAGTTCAAACTTTTATTTCAAGGTTAAAGATTCTATAAAACAAATTCTAGAAGTCGATTTTGATAATACAGATGTTGGTTCTATAATTAAAGACATCGGGCTTCAATTAAATATTGATATGTATACAGATACGGCTTTATCAGGTTTATCTAAAGTTACATTTAAAGCCAAAGAAATAACATACGATCAATTATTAACTAGAATACTTGAAGATAATAGCACATTAACTTTCAAGAAGGAGAACAATATTTATTATTTTTCAGGAAGTAAGAAAGAAGCTATTAAAAGCTATGTTACAATTCCTTTAATGCATCGTTCTATAGAAATTATGACTACTCCTTCTACCAACAGAAATAACAATAATAATTTCAATTCGTTTTCGGGTTCTGGTAATATCGGAGGTTTCGGGAATCAAGGAGGCATTATAAACGGAAATAATTCTTTTAATTCTCCAAATTCGTTTAACAATAGAAATACAGTTTCCCAAGGCTTTAATCAGAATAGGAGGCAGGTGAATCAAAGGAGTCAGGCACCTTTTTCCGATTACAATAATAAAGTAGAGGCATTATTAAATATAGTTCCTAAAGGACTATTAACAGATTTAGATATTAAAGTTGATACTGAACTCAATAGTTTTATTGTAGCTGGAGATACCCAAAAAATTGACAAGTTTCGAAAGTTTATAAAAAAAATAGATAAACCTATTCCTGTAATTCTTATTGAAGTAATGATATTAGAGGTCAACAAAACATCTACAGTAGATACTGGAGTTGAGTTTGGTTTAGGAGACGCACCTGTGAATAGTAGTGGTAAGTTATTTCCTTCTTCAGAATTTACTTTAGGAGCAAATACTTTAAATAAAATTATAGGAGGTTTTAATGGTTTTGGTTCTTTAAATGTTGGTAGAGTAGTACCAAATTTTTATGCTAAAATTCAAGCAATGGAAACTAACGGTAACATAAAAATAAGATCAACTCCTAAATTAGCTACCTTAAATGGTCATGAGGCAGTTTTATCTAATGGTGCAAGATCTTACTATGCTGTAGTAAGAAGAGATATTATTGGTACACAAAATCCGCAAACTACAGAGATTAGAAATTATGTTCCTATAGATGCAGATTTATCTATTTCTATAAGACCCATGGTAGCAGGAGATAAACAAATTACTTTAAGTATTAATGTACTTCAGTCTAGTTTTAATGAAAGTGATAGAATAGATGATGAAGCACCTCCGGGTATAAATTCAAGAGAATTTACTTCTATTGTCAGAGTAAAAGATCAAGATATTGTTATTCTAGGCGGTTTAGAAGAAAATTTGAAGAACGATTCTGGTTCTGGTGTTCCTTTTTTAGCTAGAATTCCTGTAATAAAATGGCTTTTCAGTAAAAAAACAAGAATCGATTCCAAGAAAAAGTTATCGGTATTAATTAAACCTACTATAATAAAGTAACGATGAAAGATCGTTTGTTTTTTGGAAATATATTATCTGCGGTTGAATATTCTTTTGATTCGGATGGGAATGAAATTTATATTCATTTGCAGCTAGAAAAGAAAAAGCAAAAGTTAGAAATAAAAGATTCAAGACGTTTTTTTAATCAAGATGAACTGTTACAATTTTTAAAAGAATCTAGTATCCGTCACACGATACTTGTTTTAAATAATAAGCAAGTTTTATCTAAATCGATCGAAACAAAAAACGAGCTTGAAGAAATTATTTTTAAAAGGGCTTTTCCATCTTTACCTTCCAAAGAATTTTACAAAAGGATACTTCCTACAAATACAGGAACATATTTGTCTGTTGTGCGTGAAAGTTATGTAGCTTCAGTAATTAAAGAGTTTGCGAATATCAATATAAATGTTTTAGATGTACTATTAGGTAATACAGCTTTCAGTTCCTTAGTTTCTATTATTGAAAATGGAGAAATATCAACTTCAAATACTAAACTTACATTAGCAAATAGTGCTGTAACTTCAGTTGCTACTAAAAAGTTTACTAATGAAGATTACAAAATCAATGGATTACAAATTAATAATCAATACATATTAAGTTTAAGTGCCATAGTATATTTCTATCTAAATAAAGAAGTTAGTTATAAACAAGAATATTTTACAGCATATTTAGAAAAGAAGAAATTTAATTTAGGCTATAAAATAATTTTAGGAATCATTTTCTTTTTGGTACTATTGAACTTTATTTATTTCAATAATTACAATACAGAAGTAAACAGATTAACGCAACAACTAGAAATTAAAAAAGATGGTAAGCGTAAGTTAATCGATCTAAAATCTAATGTTAAAAAGAAGAGGAAGTTACTTTCAGAATTACAAAACTCTTCTGCATTTTCTGTGGCCAAATATTCAGATCAAATTGTTAGTGAAATACCAAAATCAATACTTTTAAGCGAATTAATATATCAACCTTTAAATAGAGTATTAAAAAAAGGAAAAGAAACAAGCTTCAAAATAAAAGAGATTGAAGTTAAAGGAGTATTCAATAATTATATAGAGTTTACAAGTTGGATAGATAATCTTGAAAAGAAAGACTGGGTAAAACAATTATTAGAATTAACGACAGAGAAAGCCAAAAGAAAAAAGAATTCTAATTTTCATATTTTAATTCTAATTGAGTAATGAGTTTTAAAAAGAAAAACATACTACTGTTAATTGGTTTTGTAATTTCCTTACCATTATTATATATACTTAGTTTTAGTAATACATTAGAACTTAAAGAAAAATATAATAACTTAAAAAAAGAAAAACAATCTGCCGATAACATTAGCGCAAATTTATTAGGTTTAAAACAAGAGGAAAAGTATATAGATTCTATACTTAAAAGTGAAAATGTTCTATTGAACAATTCATTTCAACAAATCTTGTTAAAAAAGATAAATTTCTACAGAGAGCTACACGCTGTTGAAATTGTAACATTTAAAAATTATACAGAAGTAATAGATAACGGTATTAAATGCCAAATCTATCCAATTACTATCAGAGGCGATTATAATTCATTATTACAATTTTTAAACTATTTCGAAAAGGAAGGATTGGGAGAAATTAAATCTTATAGTTTTTTAAGAAAGAAAGATTATGCAAAGAGAAAAGAATATTTAAACTTAGAAATTTTATTTAAAAGAGTTCTTTCTGAATAGTACTTATATTTATTGTGTATAATAACTTTAATCTCGAAATATTTTTTAATACACTTTTAGTACCCAAAAGTACCAAGACTGATAATTTAAGAGGATTTAATCTTAGATAATATTAACATTTTTAATTTTCCCAATAGAAAAACAAATATCATATACAAGACAAATGTTAACGTTGTGTTATATTGATAAAAATTATTCTCCTGTAGAAGTTGTAATCACTAAATTTTTTGATTCAGAACTACTTTTTTTTGTAAAAAAAATAGTTTATGTGTTAATAATTGTTAAAAGTTTTTATATTTATACTGTTGTTAAACCTCATTTAAGAATAACAACTTAACCAAACATTTCGAATTTCTAACTACTGTTATTTATAATAATCAGTATAAAGTATAATAACGTATATGAATTAAATTACGCTCTAGTTCAAATCACATAATACAAAGATTTAGAAATTCACATGTAAGTTTCCCCGAGCCAGCCAATTTCTTCTAATCTAAATTTAGCATTCTAAAGAAGCATTTAGTAACGGTTTTTTTTGTAGTGTTTGTATTCTGGTAAAGTAATTTTACAACTCATCTTCGTTTTTATCCTTTTAAATAGTTTTTAACTAACCTAAATAAGTCATTTTTTATGAAAAAAAAGTACTCCATTATCAGTGCTTTAAGAGTAAAGGTGTTCCTATTGTTTGTATTAGTAAATACATTAATACAATTCAATGCGGAAGCTCAAACATGTACAATTAATGCGGGAGATCTTAATTTTAGAATCTGTGAAGGTTCACCGTTTAATTTTACTGGGCAAGCTTTAACACCACCAGATCAAACAACTTGGACACAAATTGCAGGTCCGTCTGTTATCATCGATGATGTTAACGATCCTACTTCTGCAGTTTTTGGAATGGTAGGAGGAAATACGTATCGTTTTAGTTTTTCCGCCAACTGTACACCATTAACTCAAGAAGTAGAAGTTATTGTTGAACCCCTAACACAAGCCAATGGAGGAATGGACATAGAATTTTGTCCAGATAGTATGGGGAATGTTTCCGTTTCAGGTAATGCGCCTTTGGTTGCGGGAGAAACAGGAAGATGGGAAATCACATCAGCATCAAACCCTGCTGGTGTAACTATAGATTTTCCAAATTCAGAAACAACAACATTAACAATGCCAGCAACCAGTTGTGGTACATCTACACTTTCTTGGATTATAGAAAGAGAATATGCACCGGGGTTATTTTGTAGATCACAATCTGATATCCAAGTAACCAATTATGGTGGAGTTCAACCCGTAGACGCTGGTTTCGATCAAACATTGAGTAATTGTTATACAACTACTACAGGAACAAATTTAGATGCAACTTTTGGAGGTTGTAGTTTAAATGGTCAGGTTGGATCTTGGAGTTTTGTTAGTGGACCAAGTATTCCAAATTTTGCAGATATTAATGACGCAGATACAGGTATTAGTGGTTTAAGAGAAGGAACTTATGTGTTAAGATGGAGCGTAGGAGGTCCTTGTTCAACTGCTGAAGATACAGTAACTATAACAGTACCGGCTGCAACACAAGATGTAACTGACGTATCTGGATCTCGATTAAATTATTTTATATGTGATACAGGTATCAATGAAATAACATTAGAAGGAGCGCAACCACAATTTGCTGGAGAAACTGTTTCTTGGACGCAAACTGGAGGTACAGCATTACCAGGTGGTTCAATTCAATCACCAACAAGTCCAACTACGGTAATAAGCAATTTATCTCCAGCAGGAGATCCTT
This genomic stretch from Tenacibaculum jejuense harbors:
- a CDS encoding type IV pilin protein; protein product: MKLKFLKKKTDAFNLQELLVVMVIVGILVLIALPNLMKQVTKSKSMEAKIQLTHLHGLQKDYYYINSKYSNNFNDIDFEAPNANGSGNNVYYSYEIIEASKNSFKARATAIEDFDGDGVKNVWEIDQNKNLKEIVRD
- a CDS encoding type II secretion system protein GspD; the encoded protein is MKRSIVFILLTLIHISFFAQVKDDRIKVLERKLDSLTRVIPALAETVDYNINDVDLPTLLNTIAEKKKVNFSISTKLSNYRVSNNFVNVTIKDVLLHLCSEYSLTFDAIGNIISIRKFEKKVVIKKRVIPIEYDLNSNLFSIDLKNDSLSTALRRITEVTGKNMLYGIGSGSKKITAYIKNKPLEGAIDKIAYTNNLTVTKTKDGYYLFESLETAQVNSSTRNGKNQQQIQRPTRYRSSNFYFKVKDSIKQILEVDFDNTDVGSIIKDIGLQLNIDMYTDTALSGLSKVTFKAKEITYDQLLTRILEDNSTLTFKKENNIYYFSGSKKEAIKSYVTIPLMHRSIEIMTTPSTNRNNNNNFNSFSGSGNIGGFGNQGGIINGNNSFNSPNSFNNRNTVSQGFNQNRRQVNQRSQAPFSDYNNKVEALLNIVPKGLLTDLDIKVDTELNSFIVAGDTQKIDKFRKFIKKIDKPIPVILIEVMILEVNKTSTVDTGVEFGLGDAPVNSSGKLFPSSEFTLGANTLNKIIGGFNGFGSLNVGRVVPNFYAKIQAMETNGNIKIRSTPKLATLNGHEAVLSNGARSYYAVVRRDIIGTQNPQTTEIRNYVPIDADLSISIRPMVAGDKQITLSINVLQSSFNESDRIDDEAPPGINSREFTSIVRVKDQDIVILGGLEENLKNDSGSGVPFLARIPVIKWLFSKKTRIDSKKKLSVLIKPTIIK
- a CDS encoding type II secretion system F family protein, with translation MGFEINKAKQNQKESSFDIDSLLKKEITLFGNAFSNKKREAFYTELYVLLQAGLELKDALDLIAKEQKKELDINLFQNIIDDLIRGKNFSDALRARKVFSDYEFYSVQIGEKTGTLQKVIEELSIFYKQRNEQRRNVINALSYPLIILFTAFFAVVFMMQFVVPMFADIFKQNKVELPWITSKIISASNFFRDYYWILLILLLGFLIFRRAFSKKTWYKKMSSLMVLKTPFVGEFFRKVKIAQFTQAITLLIGAKVPLLNGIQLTQKMITFYPLQQALKTIEKDILLGKSLSESISNHNIFDSKMGALIKVAEETNQNHVIFQRLTEQYTKDIEYRSKMLSSVLEPVIILFLGVIIATILIAMYIPMFNLSTVIG
- a CDS encoding PulJ/GspJ family protein, yielding MKKINAFTLTELIVVMVISTIVISLAFTALSMVRRQIRSIEKRLYLKEELTQFEKVLTKDFNTYRKIEKQNSFLSFKNALDSVTYKLEENYVLRDKDSFLLSLKNTSLFLDGIQVKNGVVDAIRFEIEELKNRPTFVFSKKDATFYLNQ